Proteins encoded within one genomic window of Kibdelosporangium phytohabitans:
- a CDS encoding flavin-containing monooxygenase, with the protein MSSANGSGEQHAHVVVVGAGLSGVAAAAKLRAAGISDFLVLEKADGVGGTWRENTYPGCAVDIPSPVYSFSFNPNPDWTRNFAGQAELLAYIDDTVEKFGLRPRMRFGTELLEATWSAKRQLWELKTSRGRYTARHVVFASGLLHEPRLPDVPGLDEFTGEAFHSARWDHGVDLRGKRVAVIGTGCSSIQLVPEIQPLVDKLYVFQRTAAWVIPRLDFRMPKPVRRLLRRVPAAQRLLRGAIDVILRSMGAVMRDAKLARLLNPVGRLVLRRQVRDPELRAKLTPKFTVGCKRLLLSNTYLPAMSQPNAELVPHALAGVKGNELVAANGDRIEADVIVFASGFELRHPPIAARIRGRDGQLLSEVWAQHSPQAYRATTLPSVPNAYLLLGPNIVMYNSLLALAESQLDYVVDAIRTAESRGISSWEIRPEAFRAYNQAVQRDLAPSVYNSGGCGSFYIDESGRNFVTWPWSVKRLRRDLSRFDVENYDTILAEK; encoded by the coding sequence ATGAGCTCAGCGAACGGATCCGGAGAGCAGCACGCCCACGTCGTCGTGGTCGGTGCCGGGCTTTCGGGCGTAGCGGCGGCCGCGAAGCTGCGTGCCGCCGGGATCTCGGACTTCCTGGTGCTGGAGAAGGCCGACGGGGTCGGCGGGACATGGCGTGAGAACACGTATCCCGGCTGTGCCGTGGACATCCCGTCACCGGTCTACTCGTTCTCGTTCAACCCCAACCCGGACTGGACGCGCAACTTCGCCGGGCAGGCCGAGCTGCTGGCGTACATCGACGACACGGTGGAGAAGTTCGGGCTGCGCCCGCGCATGCGGTTCGGCACGGAACTGCTGGAGGCCACCTGGTCGGCGAAGCGGCAGCTGTGGGAACTGAAGACCAGCCGTGGCCGGTACACCGCGCGGCACGTCGTGTTCGCCTCCGGCCTGCTGCACGAACCGCGGCTGCCGGACGTTCCCGGCCTGGACGAGTTCACCGGCGAGGCGTTCCACTCGGCGCGCTGGGACCACGGCGTGGACCTGCGGGGCAAGCGGGTCGCGGTGATCGGCACCGGTTGCTCGTCGATCCAGCTCGTGCCGGAGATCCAGCCGCTGGTGGACAAGCTCTACGTGTTCCAGCGGACCGCCGCGTGGGTCATCCCGAGGCTCGACTTCCGGATGCCCAAACCGGTCCGGCGGCTGTTGCGCCGGGTTCCGGCCGCCCAGCGGCTGTTGCGCGGCGCGATCGACGTGATCCTGCGGTCGATGGGCGCGGTCATGCGCGACGCGAAGCTGGCGCGGCTGCTCAACCCGGTGGGCAGGCTCGTGCTGCGCCGCCAGGTCCGTGATCCCGAGTTGCGCGCCAAGCTGACCCCGAAGTTCACCGTCGGCTGCAAACGGCTGTTGCTCTCCAACACGTATCTGCCGGCGATGTCCCAGCCCAACGCCGAACTCGTCCCGCACGCCCTCGCCGGGGTGAAGGGCAACGAACTGGTCGCGGCCAATGGTGACCGGATCGAGGCGGACGTGATCGTGTTCGCGTCGGGTTTCGAACTGCGTCATCCGCCCATCGCGGCACGGATCCGTGGCCGTGACGGCCAGTTGTTGTCCGAAGTGTGGGCACAGCACAGCCCTCAGGCGTACCGTGCGACCACACTGCCGTCCGTGCCCAACGCGTATCTCCTGCTGGGCCCGAACATCGTCATGTACAACTCGTTGCTGGCCCTGGCCGAGAGCCAGCTGGACTACGTCGTCGACGCGATCCGCACAGCCGAGTCCCGCGGCATCTCGTCGTGGGAGATCCGGCCGGAGGCGTTCCGCGCCTACAACCAGGCCGTCCAGCGCGACCTCGCGCCGAGCGTCTACAACAGCGGCGGCTGCGGCAGCTTCTACATCGACGAGTCCGGCCGCAACTTCGTGACGTGGCCGTGGTCGGTCAAACGCCTGCGCCGCGACCTGTCCCGGTTCGACGTGGAGAACTACGACACCATCCTTGCGGAGAAGTGA
- a CDS encoding methyltransferase, whose product MYDYTQSLTRSRISREKGRQIREIDLRGEQWTVLPDVFSPSDSRSSLAHLDLLDFPAGGAFLEIGTGTGLIAVSAARAGCAVVYASDINPAAVRNSELNAQRFGVADRVTAVHSDLFDALAGAPKFDIVYWHSNNVWVPPTLELENLHELAYVDPGYEAHRRFFREAHDHLTPDGQVLLALSSRAGRAELEELAAHEGRVLKSVTSALSEEPEGMVTYELVEVVPA is encoded by the coding sequence ATGTACGACTACACGCAGTCCTTGACCCGCAGCCGGATCAGCCGTGAGAAGGGCAGGCAGATCCGGGAGATCGACCTGCGCGGTGAACAGTGGACAGTGCTGCCCGACGTGTTCTCACCCAGCGACAGCCGCTCCAGCCTCGCCCACCTCGACCTGCTGGACTTCCCGGCGGGCGGTGCTTTCCTGGAGATCGGCACCGGCACCGGGCTCATCGCCGTGAGCGCCGCCCGCGCCGGGTGCGCGGTGGTCTACGCCAGCGACATCAACCCGGCGGCCGTGCGCAACAGCGAGCTCAACGCGCAGCGGTTCGGCGTCGCCGACCGGGTCACCGCGGTCCACAGCGACCTGTTCGACGCGCTGGCGGGCGCGCCCAAGTTCGACATCGTCTACTGGCACTCGAACAACGTCTGGGTGCCGCCGACGCTCGAACTGGAGAACCTGCACGAACTCGCGTACGTCGACCCCGGCTACGAAGCACACCGCCGGTTCTTCCGCGAGGCGCACGACCACCTGACGCCCGACGGCCAGGTGCTGCTCGCGTTGAGCAGCCGCGCCGGACGGGCCGAACTGGAAGAGCTCGCCGCCCACGAAGGCCGCGTGCTCAAGTCCGTGACGTCCGCGCTGAGCGAGGAGCCGGAAGGCATGGTCACCTACGAGCTGGTCGAAGTCGTCCCCGCCTGA
- a CDS encoding class I adenylate-forming enzyme family protein, with the protein MIFDKLLALPSDAEPWVVDHQPIIVAAQDERIHPGDIADAASRTATALLAHGVVPGKRCVVWLESPTDIIVAYAAITALDAVPVLISPSLDGPTLKAMVADVSGITAVIAADDRLAETQQLLSGIEHVDWRAVASDLPQRKRFTRPREVASEAPYVVVHTSGTTGVPKLVECSSASIRFNARVQAVIHWATRLQGHLALAISPVHGRTVVGILAGLMRRAPFLLLADDSPENVERMLKRHRPTYLETHPNTFRAWQHLSPGGAFRSVRFFGAGFDVIHPDTVRALLRGSRHRFALCVEVYGQNESGPIAIRSHLKGVPGIARLRRRKQLGGHGVGMRFTFCRVRILDESGKPVPTGQPGRIVVRTPGVFSGYINRPDLTSKNYPLKRWWDTGDWGSKSRFGTMTLIDRTVERVSGAQSGIAIEDILLEKFPDFLELVVLDYDGVLQPVLSVRPGTEFPPGRWRSESSGLAAMAEPIIIPDNEFPRTVTGKIKREVLKKSIADRVASRDLTVVS; encoded by the coding sequence TTGATCTTCGACAAGCTGCTGGCGCTGCCCAGCGACGCCGAGCCGTGGGTGGTCGACCACCAGCCGATCATCGTCGCGGCGCAGGACGAGCGGATCCACCCCGGCGACATCGCCGACGCCGCCTCGCGCACGGCCACCGCGCTGCTCGCGCACGGGGTCGTGCCCGGCAAGCGGTGCGTGGTGTGGCTGGAGTCGCCGACCGACATCATCGTGGCCTACGCGGCGATCACCGCGCTGGACGCCGTGCCCGTCCTGATCAGTCCCAGCCTCGACGGACCGACGCTGAAAGCCATGGTGGCCGACGTCTCCGGCATCACGGCGGTGATCGCCGCCGACGACCGGCTCGCCGAGACCCAGCAGTTGCTGTCGGGTATCGAGCACGTCGACTGGCGTGCGGTGGCGTCGGATCTGCCGCAGCGGAAGCGGTTCACGCGGCCACGCGAGGTCGCGTCGGAGGCGCCGTACGTCGTGGTGCACACGTCCGGCACCACCGGCGTGCCGAAGCTGGTCGAGTGCTCCAGCGCCAGCATCCGGTTCAACGCCAGGGTCCAGGCCGTGATCCACTGGGCCACGCGGTTGCAGGGGCACCTGGCGCTGGCGATCTCGCCCGTGCACGGCCGGACCGTCGTCGGCATCCTCGCCGGCCTGATGCGGCGGGCGCCGTTCCTGTTGCTGGCGGACGATTCCCCGGAGAACGTCGAACGGATGCTCAAACGGCACCGGCCGACCTACCTGGAGACGCACCCGAACACGTTCCGCGCGTGGCAGCACCTCTCGCCGGGCGGGGCGTTCAGGTCGGTCCGGTTCTTCGGCGCCGGGTTCGACGTGATCCACCCGGACACCGTGCGCGCCCTGCTCAGGGGATCACGGCACCGGTTCGCGCTGTGCGTCGAGGTATACGGCCAGAACGAGTCCGGCCCGATCGCGATCCGCAGCCACCTCAAGGGCGTCCCGGGCATCGCGAGGCTGCGGCGCCGCAAGCAGCTCGGCGGGCACGGCGTCGGCATGCGGTTCACGTTCTGCCGCGTGCGCATCCTCGACGAGTCCGGCAAACCCGTGCCCACCGGGCAGCCCGGCCGGATCGTGGTCCGCACGCCCGGCGTGTTCTCCGGCTACATCAACCGGCCGGACCTGACGTCCAAGAACTACCCGCTCAAGCGGTGGTGGGACACCGGCGACTGGGGCTCGAAGTCGCGGTTCGGCACGATGACGCTGATCGACCGCACGGTCGAGCGTGTCTCCGGCGCGCAGAGCGGCATCGCGATCGAGGACATCCTGCTGGAGAAGTTCCCCGACTTCCTGGAACTGGTCGTACTGGACTACGACGGCGTGCTGCAGCCGGTGCTGTCGGTCCGGCCGGGCACCGAGTTCCCGCCGGGGCGGTGGCGGTCGGAGTCGAGCGGGCTCGCCGCGATGGCCGAGCCGATCATCATCCCCGACAACGAGTTCCCGCGCACCGTCACCGGGAAGATCAAGCGGGAAGTGCTGAAGAAGTCGATCGCCGACCGGGTCGCGTCGCGCGACCTGACCGTCGTTTCCTGA
- a CDS encoding prenyltransferase codes for MTATSVTPAAAAGSKFVAYMRLGKARIYHHAYGWVLAMLLLNLDGLITGQTVAAAVLTLVMVCTTQWAGGAADDLGGYRDGSDAQNYAGRPAKTVAKKPLLTGALTETQAVRFGVAMAVVAVASGLLAAFTTDGRSPLSAVLVMLFAQFCSWQYSIGVKLSYRPFGLELTIFFVISCIALLPYWLIAGSLNPEILLTGALVGMWFLMIVFYGNASDREGDSKVARHTLAVLLPQPVFKAVLALLFAISVTLLALLFTTTRFTPVLGLTVIPVIVMHAVQLYYGAVRSDWRKARFIGLSSVDLGCLGLALAFVLH; via the coding sequence ATGACCGCGACCAGTGTGACCCCCGCGGCGGCGGCCGGGTCCAAGTTCGTGGCGTACATGCGCCTCGGCAAGGCACGGATCTACCACCACGCCTACGGCTGGGTGCTCGCCATGCTGCTGCTCAACCTGGACGGTCTGATCACCGGGCAGACGGTCGCGGCGGCGGTGCTGACCCTGGTGATGGTGTGCACCACCCAGTGGGCAGGGGGTGCCGCCGACGACCTCGGCGGCTACCGTGACGGCAGCGACGCGCAGAACTACGCGGGCCGCCCGGCCAAGACGGTCGCGAAGAAGCCGTTGCTGACCGGCGCTCTCACCGAGACGCAGGCGGTGCGGTTCGGCGTGGCGATGGCCGTCGTCGCGGTCGCTTCCGGATTGCTCGCCGCTTTCACCACCGACGGCCGTTCGCCACTAAGTGCGGTTCTGGTCATGCTTTTCGCGCAATTCTGTTCGTGGCAGTACTCGATCGGCGTGAAACTCAGTTACCGGCCATTCGGTCTCGAGCTGACGATCTTCTTCGTGATCAGCTGCATCGCGTTGCTGCCGTACTGGCTGATCGCCGGTTCGCTGAACCCGGAAATCCTGCTCACGGGCGCGCTCGTCGGCATGTGGTTCCTGATGATCGTGTTCTACGGCAACGCTTCCGACCGCGAGGGCGACTCGAAGGTGGCCCGGCACACCCTCGCTGTCCTGTTGCCACAGCCGGTGTTCAAAGCCGTTCTCGCCCTGCTTTTCGCCATCAGTGTCACATTGCTCGCATTGCTGTTCACCACGACGCGGTTCACCCCGGTTCTGGGGCTGACCGTGATACCGGTCATCGTCATGCACGCCGTGCAGTTGTACTACGGTGCGGTGCGGAGTGACTGGCGCAAAGCCCGATTCATCGGTCTTTCCTCGGTCGACCTTGGATGTCTGGGGCTCGCGCTGGCGTTCGTCTTGCACTGA
- a CDS encoding MMPL family transporter, which yields MLGWIAGVVRRRSRLILVISGLFVVAAGVLATGAMGKVKVGGYLDESSDSSVAAERIDSRFGGQYNLFVLVKPNSGTLDSAEVLAEGTRLTEALGRESTLSNVLSYFPGKVAALKSEDGSSALIAAHVAGDEDTSLKNTQALYDKYHATDGPVTVHFGGVQGVARDVYEEVQRSLIVAEAIAVPVTLVLLVLAFGSVVAALLPLVIGLLAIVGTFGEIALLGGVTDVSIFAVNLTTALGLGLGIDYALFMVARFRERLTAGDTVADAVETTVRTSGRTILFSAFTVAAALAAMAVFPLFYLRSLAFAGVGVVVIAALACLFVIPALLNLLGHRVNALKLPWSKSLRGSDAPFWGKLAGGVAKRPLRAVIPVVIVLLFLAVPVLHAQFGNVDDRVLPAETESRAANDTVRTAFDGVNSSAVDVVVLGSLDGPAVARYAGRLSGMPGVVSVQSSAGAYVQGTLAVQLPADAARGKPDAQWLSVATKDEPKSDAKLDFVESLRALPAPPGTSVLVGGTDAELIDTQQAIGDRLPWAIAIIVLITFVVLFLFTGSVLQPVRALVLNGISMAATFGIVVWGFQDGHLAGMFGFTAQPVDTAITVLIFCVVFGVSMDYEVFLISRVKELHDAGASNEEALRNGMARTGRIVSAAAGMLAVVFFSFLTSSISFLQLFGVAAGVAILIDAILVRGVLVPGALALMGRTAWWSPPLLRRVHERVGVKEE from the coding sequence ATGCTGGGGTGGATTGCCGGTGTCGTGCGCCGGCGTTCCCGACTGATCCTGGTGATCAGTGGGCTTTTCGTGGTGGCCGCCGGGGTGCTGGCGACCGGGGCGATGGGCAAGGTCAAGGTCGGCGGCTACCTGGACGAGAGCTCGGACTCCAGCGTCGCCGCCGAGCGGATCGACTCGCGGTTCGGCGGCCAGTACAACCTGTTCGTGCTGGTCAAGCCGAACAGCGGCACGCTGGACTCGGCCGAGGTGCTCGCCGAGGGCACCCGGCTGACCGAGGCGCTGGGCAGAGAGTCGACGTTGAGCAACGTCCTGTCCTACTTCCCCGGCAAGGTCGCCGCGCTGAAGTCCGAGGACGGCTCGTCGGCGCTGATCGCCGCGCACGTCGCCGGGGACGAGGACACCTCACTGAAGAACACCCAGGCGCTGTACGACAAGTACCACGCCACGGACGGTCCGGTGACCGTCCATTTCGGTGGTGTGCAGGGCGTGGCCAGGGACGTCTACGAAGAGGTGCAGCGCAGCCTGATCGTGGCCGAGGCCATCGCCGTGCCGGTGACGCTGGTGTTGCTGGTGCTGGCGTTCGGCAGCGTGGTGGCGGCGCTGCTGCCGCTGGTGATCGGCCTGCTGGCGATCGTCGGCACGTTCGGTGAGATCGCGCTGCTCGGCGGCGTCACCGACGTGTCCATCTTCGCCGTCAACCTGACCACCGCGCTGGGTCTCGGCCTCGGCATCGACTACGCGCTGTTCATGGTCGCGAGATTCCGGGAACGGCTGACCGCGGGCGACACGGTTGCCGACGCGGTCGAGACCACTGTCCGGACATCCGGCCGGACCATCCTGTTCTCCGCGTTCACCGTCGCCGCGGCACTGGCGGCGATGGCGGTCTTCCCGTTGTTCTACCTGCGTTCGCTCGCGTTCGCCGGCGTCGGCGTCGTGGTCATCGCCGCGCTGGCGTGCCTGTTCGTGATCCCGGCGCTGCTCAACCTGCTCGGCCACCGGGTGAACGCGCTGAAGCTGCCGTGGTCGAAGTCCCTGCGCGGCTCGGACGCGCCCTTCTGGGGCAAACTGGCGGGCGGTGTCGCGAAACGCCCGCTGCGGGCCGTGATCCCGGTCGTCATCGTGCTGCTGTTCCTCGCGGTTCCCGTCCTGCACGCCCAGTTCGGCAACGTCGACGACCGCGTGCTGCCCGCGGAGACCGAAAGCCGCGCGGCGAACGACACGGTCCGGACCGCCTTCGACGGCGTCAACTCGTCCGCTGTCGACGTTGTCGTGCTGGGCAGCCTGGACGGCCCCGCGGTGGCTCGGTACGCGGGCCGGCTTTCCGGCATGCCCGGCGTGGTCAGCGTCCAGTCCAGTGCGGGAGCGTACGTCCAGGGCACCCTCGCGGTGCAGCTACCGGCCGACGCGGCGCGCGGGAAGCCGGACGCGCAGTGGTTGAGCGTGGCGACCAAGGACGAGCCGAAGTCGGACGCCAAACTGGACTTCGTCGAGTCGTTGCGCGCCTTGCCCGCGCCACCGGGAACCAGTGTGCTGGTCGGCGGCACGGACGCCGAGCTGATCGACACCCAGCAGGCGATCGGCGACCGGCTGCCGTGGGCGATCGCGATCATCGTCCTGATCACGTTCGTCGTGCTGTTCCTGTTCACCGGCAGCGTGTTGCAGCCGGTGCGGGCACTGGTGCTCAACGGCATCAGCATGGCCGCGACCTTCGGCATCGTGGTGTGGGGCTTCCAGGACGGGCATCTGGCCGGGATGTTCGGGTTCACCGCCCAACCGGTGGACACCGCAATCACGGTGCTGATCTTCTGCGTCGTGTTCGGCGTGTCCATGGACTACGAGGTGTTCCTGATCAGCCGCGTGAAGGAACTGCACGACGCGGGCGCGAGCAACGAGGAAGCGCTGCGCAACGGGATGGCCCGCACCGGGCGCATCGTCTCGGCGGCGGCGGGCATGCTGGCGGTCGTGTTCTTCTCGTTCCTCACCAGCTCGATCAGCTTCCTGCAGTTGTTCGGTGTCGCCGCGGGTGTGGCGATCCTGATCGACGCCATCCTCGTGCGTGGTGTCCTCGTGCCGGGTGCGCTCGCCTTGATGGGCCGCACGGCCTGGTGGTCGCCGCCGCTGCTGCGGAGGGTGCACGAGCGCGTAGGAGTCAAAGAGGAATGA
- a CDS encoding NADPH:quinone reductase — MTVPEEMRAAYITEHGPSDAIRVGSLPVPVPGPGEVLVRVDAVAANHVDTFVRSGAYATEMTFPFVIGRDLAGTVVHQTESFPAGARVWTNSMGHNGRQGAFAEYVAVPQDRLYTLPNGVGPIAAVSVLHTAGTAHIGLYREARIRPGETIVVVGAGGGVGSAVCQLASAAGVRVLAVDRAENAEWCREHCGAAAVIDRGSPGIAGQIATLAPSGVDVYWNNSGRHDFDEVLPIMARGGRIVLMAGMGSRAELPVGAVYTKDISLHGFVISNASAADLRAAAETVNRELRSGRLRGRIRAELPLSEAAKAHQLLESGTNDKPGRVVLVP, encoded by the coding sequence ATGACCGTTCCCGAGGAGATGCGGGCCGCGTACATCACCGAGCACGGGCCGTCCGACGCCATCCGCGTCGGCTCGCTGCCCGTGCCGGTTCCCGGGCCGGGTGAGGTCCTCGTCCGTGTGGACGCCGTTGCCGCGAATCACGTGGACACCTTTGTCCGTTCAGGTGCGTACGCCACCGAGATGACGTTCCCGTTCGTGATCGGACGGGACTTGGCCGGCACGGTCGTGCACCAGACCGAGTCGTTCCCGGCCGGTGCCAGGGTGTGGACCAACAGCATGGGCCACAACGGACGGCAGGGAGCTTTCGCCGAGTACGTGGCTGTCCCGCAGGACCGGCTGTACACGCTGCCCAACGGTGTCGGCCCGATCGCCGCCGTGTCCGTCCTGCACACGGCGGGCACCGCGCACATCGGGCTCTACCGTGAGGCACGCATCCGGCCCGGCGAGACGATCGTGGTCGTGGGAGCGGGCGGAGGCGTCGGCAGCGCGGTCTGCCAGCTCGCGTCCGCCGCCGGGGTCCGTGTGCTCGCGGTCGACCGTGCGGAGAACGCCGAATGGTGCCGGGAGCACTGCGGCGCCGCCGCGGTCATCGACCGTGGATCGCCCGGCATCGCCGGTCAGATCGCCACTCTTGCACCGTCCGGTGTGGACGTGTACTGGAACAACTCCGGACGGCACGACTTCGACGAAGTCCTGCCGATCATGGCGCGCGGCGGGCGGATCGTGCTGATGGCGGGAATGGGCAGCCGGGCGGAGCTGCCCGTCGGGGCCGTCTACACCAAGGACATCAGCCTGCACGGCTTCGTGATCAGCAACGCGTCCGCGGCGGACCTGCGCGCCGCGGCGGAAACCGTCAACAGGGAACTGCGCAGCGGGCGCCTGCGCGGCCGGATCAGGGCGGAACTCCCGCTCAGCGAGGCCGCGAAGGCGCACCAGCTGCTGGAATCCGGCACCAACGACAAACCGGGCCGCGTCGTACTTGTCCCGTAG
- a CDS encoding PPOX class F420-dependent oxidoreductase, with protein MNVLRVFTKQWWEQRVLRMYDSWRDPITWHVKATDGAPQNLDHFRRRRFCLMVTYKKNGDPVPSAMWFGLDNGRAYLRTGIDSLKVRRIRRNPNVLFAPSNIRGKPVGAVIPCVARLLPDEEKPRAAKIIIDAYGIGRKVYDKTVATVYEEAAYIEITPVALLEAEKAAAARQSRAD; from the coding sequence ATGAACGTGTTGCGAGTGTTCACCAAACAGTGGTGGGAGCAAAGAGTCCTGCGCATGTACGACTCGTGGCGTGACCCGATCACGTGGCACGTCAAGGCGACGGACGGCGCGCCGCAGAACCTGGACCACTTCAGGCGCCGCAGGTTCTGCCTGATGGTCACGTACAAGAAGAACGGCGACCCGGTGCCGTCGGCGATGTGGTTCGGCCTGGACAACGGCCGCGCGTACCTGCGAACCGGGATCGACTCGTTGAAGGTGCGGCGGATTCGCCGCAACCCCAACGTGTTGTTCGCGCCGTCGAACATCCGGGGCAAGCCGGTCGGAGCTGTCATCCCCTGCGTCGCGCGCCTGCTGCCCGACGAGGAGAAGCCACGCGCGGCGAAGATCATCATCGACGCGTACGGCATCGGCCGCAAGGTCTACGACAAGACGGTGGCGACGGTGTACGAGGAAGCGGCGTACATCGAGATCACCCCGGTCGCGCTGCTGGAAGCCGAGAAGGCAGCCGCGGCCAGGCAGAGCCGGGCCGACTGA